The genomic segment GTCAGCGTCGATCAGGAGAATGTGACGCGAACGCTGATCGCCGGGGGCGTCGGCGTAGGACTGTTGCATGCCGAGACAGCCCGGGAGGCGGAGGCGAAAGGAGAGGTTGTGTTACTCGGCGGTGTGCAACAAGAGGTCCGGGTGCTCTTTGCCAACCTGTGCGGGCGCGCGCATGACCCTCTTATAGGGGCCGTGTCGGCTGCAGTGCGAGAAATCCTTGGCTCGTGACCCGAGGGAATCTCGGTTCGAATCGGAGAAAAAACATGGGGCAGGCTCCTATCGTCGTGCTTCCTGAGGCGATGGGGGAGCGGTGAAGGGTGGGGCAGCGAGGAAGGTGCTAGACCGCCACGCGCCGGGACATTCAGAATGCCCCCCTGTTGTCTTCCTCACGGGTGCGGTCAGGAAGAGGAATGTCCTTGCGGGATGTCGCGACTAATGGGAAACCTAAGACGATGAATCGCGCATTCAGAACAATCTGGGGCAGCCTGGGAGGTGCCGTGCTGTTGTCGATCGCCCTGAGCGCGTGCGGCACAGTGCCCCCCGCCCCGGTGGCGGCGGTGCACAGAAACGATGCGTCTGCCGGTGAGTCCAGCGTCGGCCAGTCTCTCCACAGACAACTCCGTGAGCGGGATAAGCGTATTGAAGAGTTAGAGTCTCAACTGAATGTCTTGAAGCTGATTGATCAGGACGTTGAGACGCGGAAAAAGCCCAGCCGGACGCCCGCGACGCTAACGCCTATCGAGTGAACGATCCCGCCACGTACCGGGAAACCGTTTCGTTCATTGAAGAGTTCCACAGTCGCCAGATGCTGCATCAGAGTCTAGGCCGTCTCATGCCGCTGGAGCTCGAGCGACGGAGCAGTGCCGTAACCTGGTGTTCACAAAAGCTTGGGCAGCTCATCCCAACCCCGTTCTTTTCCCTTCAGAGGTTTCGGCCTTCACCCAGCCAACCAGCGCATTCCGATGCGAAGGGGCGCTCCAAGATATCGATTCCCCGTCAGGCGGCGCATGGCCCGATTCTGGCGCAGCTTCCAATAGCGCCAATCGCCCTTATTAAAAAAAGGCGCGAATAGCTCCTGCACCGAGGAGTCCAGCTCCTTGTAGATCTCCTCATCGATACTAAAAAACGGATCGCCGTATTCAAAGTAGTAATCCTTGCGAAAGTAGCCAATGGTCATCATTGTGCGTGGCTCATCGGTCGGGTTGGGAGTCCCGCGGTGCCACATGCCAGGATCGCGGATCAGGAGATCGCCCGGTTGGAGCGTGAGCTTTTTGGAAGGAAGATGGCTTGCGAACGCCTCCAAGGCCTGGTTGGTGGTATCCTCACCGAATGGGCGAAGGTTGAACTTGAAAAACTTTTCGCTGCGCCACAGGTGACTGCCGCCCGGCCATACTTCGGTCGGGCCGTTATGAAGTCCGCAATGCATGAGTGCAATATTGACATAACAACCGCGCACAGTGTCCTCATCGTAAAAGTCGATATCGCGATGAGGCGCCTGCGTAATCGCCCCTTTCGCACAGGTGTCGCTCGAGACAAATTTGCAATAATAGTCTCCGCCCAACGTTTCCGCGAGAATAGACTCCGCAAACGAATTTCTGACCACGAGAGGGCTCGCAAACGGGCCTCTGAGCTTTGGGAAAATCCGAAAGCGGGAATTCTTTTCCCAAAACACGCTGTGTCCATTTTCACCTTCGCCGATGTATCGAGTGCGGTGCCCCTCCGCATGAAGTCGCTGCACATTGTCTTTGTACATGGTCTTGAAGCGTGCATGAAGCTCCGTCACCAGGGATTCAGGTACCGCGCCTTTGAGCACGACATAGCCCCGGGCATGTAGCAGCATGATCCCCAGCTGGGTGTTCTCGATCGAGAGCGTCCCGCTGCGACGCTCTCGATCAGAAATGATGATGTTCAAGTCGAGAGGGTCCGTACGAATCGACATATGATTCCCCAGTAAAATATGTCCAGGATTCTAACTGTAGCACCGCAGGCACATCATGCAAGCGTTTTAGGAGAGCGCTGCAGAATGAGAATAACGAGTAGTACTGTGCTCACGTGTGACCTCCCCTCCAGAATGTGATGAACCTAACCTCATGAGGTGCTGCAAACAGCCATGTTTATAGTATCAATCACCTCCCTCATCGTCTGTTCACTATTGCTCATAATCCGGAGTCTGGATCCTGCAGCAACGGCATGCTCGCTCGGCTGCGTTCCCAGTCAAGCCACAGGCCCTCTCTTTAGGCCGGCGGAAAATGTCGATCCGCAACGATCCGTCGTGTATGTCTATTTCCCGTATGGCACTAACTCATCTAATGCCTACCAAGGGTTTTCTGTAAATGGCGCACGCATCACACGGCTGGACTACGGTGGGTAGTATTCATTTGTTTCGCTTTCCGGGCAGGTGACCATTTCACTGAGCCACTACGAAAACAGCGAGCATGTACCAAATCTTGTTGCGGGGCAGACCTATTTCGTCAAAGTGAGGGGAAACACAGGAATGAAAGCATCGAGCACGTATTGGTTTGTCGAGGCGTTGGAAGAAATTCGAAAATGCCATTTGATGGAGCCTCTAAAGGAGGGGGGTGAGTGCAAGAGCTGGAAACGAACGTTGCCCGTTTGCCAGTTTAATCCTCAGTGGTGATGCGAAAAATTCCCGTGACGGCTACGCATTGGGAAACTCAGAATGTCCCCGTACTTTCCTCCCAAGTACACGATTTCTCCCGGTGCGATCGACAGATTCAGAGTGAAAGTTTTGGCGGCTCGAAAGCTAGGATTGGAAAACCACGGTGAGGTGATAAATAATAATTGCCAGGATCAACCATGACTACATACAAATTTCCGTGATGATCGTCAAAATCGCTTTTCATGGTGTAGGCGTCAACGCTTAAGAGCGCGGTTTCAAAGAGACCTGATGAGCCTTCAGGAAGGAGGCGCAGAAATGTTGCGAAAGAAATGTACCGATCCGCTGCGCCGGTGGACAGGATAATCATGCTTTTCCCATCAGTCAGGTCGAAGGACTCAACTCGGTCTGCGCCATACCGGTTGCTGAGCGTTCCACAGCCGCCAAGAAGAAATAGGCTCAGAGCCAATGGTCCGAACTTCCTGAAATGTGCCGGTAATTTCATTGTGTCGGTGAAGGTAATTACCTCAAGCGAAATCACCAGAGGTTCATCTTGCCTTGCTCGCTTCGCTCAAAACAATTTGGCTGGAATAATTCGGTGAGAGTATAGCGAAATCAGCTCGGTGCATCCATCGATTTGGGGGGAAGGAGGAGAGAGGAGGGGAGGTTAGGACGCGCGCGGGGAAACAGTGCCGGAGGGCGTGGCGTCTGCTGGGGGTGTCGGATTGCAAGACCTGACCCATTCTACGTTACTCGTCGTTTCTTAGGAAGCGAGTGCTCTTGATGAAATAAAACGTTTAGAAAATTCCTGGAGTGAATAGTGAGCGTCGTCCAGACTGAGTTTCGGCGGCCAGTGAACCTCCTTAATGGCAGGGTCCACCCTCACGATGTAGTTACTCCAATCACGGTCACCTTTTATTCTAATCCCGGGCGTCGGATCATCCGCCGTGACGCATTTGAAGTTAAGTACTTGAATGGCGAGGCTGCCGAATATCATGGTCATTATGTGACCTCTATAGGGCGTTCCGCTAGCCGCGACAGTTTCAACACCTTTGTGATCAGTGGCTGCTCTAAAGACCGAGCCGGAATAATGAGCGAGCCAAACCTCCAGAAAGTCTCCTGGCGGTGCTAATGTTGCGCGAAAGTTCGACCGATCTTCGTCAGTATAGAACCGTCCCCCTCCATCCATTGACTCAAAAAGCATCGCGCATTTCATTGTCCATCGCGCGATTTGTAGCTGCTGCACGGAATCAAGTGTAGCTGGGTGATTGGTGATCATCGGAATCAGAATGGGCGCGGTTTCGCTTTCGCGCTTGCTCATCCATCCATTGTTGCAGGTTTGGCAAACCCCATTGAACTCCAGCGCACGATTACCCATTTTAGACCACTTCCTCAACGGGTCTTTGTTCCTCCTGGCCTGCATGGGAACGATTTCATCTGTACTTCTTTTGAGGAGTCTAATAAGCCATTGTGGCCATACGTCCTCTTTAGTTAAGGCGGTACCGTCACAAAAAATACATCTTCGCATGGTGAGCTTTTCCCGTTTTGAGGAAAGAACGGGGACATTCTACGTGTTCAGACTGAGCTGGTCTATGGCGAGGTGGAAGAGCCTATATGAAATAAAGTGGCGCGGGGAAATAGACCGGAGGGTATGGTGCCTAAAGGACGACGGTAGAAAAGTAGCCTGTCCCCTTTTCTTGTCCGATGTCTGGCATGGCCTTGAATGGTTCCTGAAATATTTTAATTCCGGGAGTATTTTACGTTACTGGGTCTGGCGGGTCTATTGTGTCGATGTGAGGCGAATGAAGTAAGCAAGTGGGGGCACGTAAGGAAGGAGTCGGACAGCCACGC from the Nitrospirota bacterium genome contains:
- a CDS encoding phytanoyl-CoA dioxygenase family protein, coding for MSIRTDPLDLNIIISDRERRSGTLSIENTQLGIMLLHARGYVVLKGAVPESLVTELHARFKTMYKDNVQRLHAEGHRTRYIGEGENGHSVFWEKNSRFRIFPKLRGPFASPLVVRNSFAESILAETLGGDYYCKFVSSDTCAKGAITQAPHRDIDFYDEDTVRGCYVNIALMHCGLHNGPTEVWPGGSHLWRSEKFFKFNLRPFGEDTTNQALEAFASHLPSKKLTLQPGDLLIRDPGMWHRGTPNPTDEPRTMMTIGYFRKDYYFEYGDPFFSIDEEIYKELDSSVQELFAPFFNKGDWRYWKLRQNRAMRRLTGNRYLGAPLRIGMRWLAG